The Desmodus rotundus isolate HL8 chromosome 3, HLdesRot8A.1, whole genome shotgun sequence genome includes a region encoding these proteins:
- the CYTH4 gene encoding cytohesin-4 isoform X1 → MELHGTTWQPLYTCWTVTTCRTLAGCPTKFSPLSPDHRALDPAELSSGETEELQRIKWHRQQLLEDIQKLKDEISDVFAQIDCFEMAEESRMAQKEKELCIGRKKFNMDPMKGIQYLIEHKLLTSDAQDIAQFLYKGEGLNKTAIGTYLGERDPINLQVLQAFVDCHEFANLNLVQALRQFLWSFRLPGEAQKIDRMMETFATRYCLCNPGVFQSTDTCYVLSFSIIMLNTSLHNPNVRDRPPFERFVSMNRGINNGSDLPEEQLRNLFDSIKSEPFSIPEDDGNDLTHTFFNPDREGWLLKLGGRVKTWKRRWFILTDSCLYYFEFTTDKEPRGIIPLENLSVQKVDDPKKPFCLELYNPSCRGQRIKACKTDGDGKVVEGKHESYRISASSAEERDRWIEAIRASITRVPFYDLVSARKKKIANKQ, encoded by the exons ATGGAACTACATGGCACTACATGGCAGCCGTTGTACACGTGTTGGACCGTTACCACGTGTCGGACACTTGCTGGGTGTCCCACAAAATTCAGCCCTCTTAGTCCCGACCACCGCGCTCTAG ACCCAGCGGAGCTGAGCAGTGGGGAAACCGAGGAGCTGCAGCGGATCAAATGGCACCGGCAGCAGCTTCTGGAGGACATCCAG AAGCTGAAGGACGAGATCTCAGATGTGTTTGCCCAAATCGACTGCTTCGAGATGGCGGAGGAGAG CCGGATGGCCCAAAAGGAGAAGGAGCTATGCATTGGGCGCAAGAAGTTCAACATGGACCCCATGAAG GGCATCCAGTATCTCATTGAACACAAGCTGCTCACCTCCGATGCCCAGGACATCGCCCAGTTCCTGTACAAGGGTGAGGGACTCAACAAGACAGCCATCGGCACCTACTTGGGAGAGAG GGACCCCATCAACCTGCAGGTCCTACAGGCCTTCGTGGATTGCCACGAGTTCGCCAACCTCAACCTCGTCCAGGCCCTCAG GCAGTTCCTGTGGAGCTTCCGGCTGCCGGGCGAGGCCCAGAAGATTGACCGGATGATGGAGACCTTTGCCACCCGGTACTGCCTCTGCAACCCAGGCGTCTTCCAGTCCACAG ACACCTGCTACGTCCTGTCCTTCTCCATCATCATGCTCAACACCAGCCTCCACAACCCCAATGTCCGGGACAGGCCGCCCTTTGAGCGCTTCGTGTCCATGAACCGCGGCATCAACAATGGCAGCGACCTGCCAGAGGAGCAGCTGCGG AACCTCTTCGACAGCATCAAGAGTGAGCCCTTCTCCATCCCCGAGGACGACGGCAACGACCTCACGCACACCTTCTTCAACCCTGACCGTGAGGGCTGGCTGCTCAAGCTGG GGGGCCGCGTGAAGACGTGGAAACGGCGCTGGTTCATCCTGACTGACAGCTGCCTCTACTACTTTGAGTTCACCACG GACAAGGAGCCACGGGGAATCATACCCCTTGAGAACCTCTCAGTACAGAAGGTGGACGACCCCAAGAAGCCA TTCTGCCTGGAGCTCTACAACCCCAGCTGCCGGGGCCAGAGGATCAAAGCCTGCAAGACAGACGGAGACGGCAAGGTGGTGGAGGGCAAGCACGAGTCTTACCGGATCTCGGCCTCCAGCGCTGAGGAGCGGGACCGGTGGATCGAGGCCATACG AGCCAGCATCACCCGCGTGCCCTTCTACGACCTAGTCTCTGCTCGGAAGAAGAAGATTGCCAACAAGCAGTGA
- the CYTH4 gene encoding cytohesin-4 isoform X2 — protein MNLCHPDPAELSSGETEELQRIKWHRQQLLEDIQKLKDEISDVFAQIDCFEMAEESRMAQKEKELCIGRKKFNMDPMKGIQYLIEHKLLTSDAQDIAQFLYKGEGLNKTAIGTYLGERDPINLQVLQAFVDCHEFANLNLVQALRQFLWSFRLPGEAQKIDRMMETFATRYCLCNPGVFQSTDTCYVLSFSIIMLNTSLHNPNVRDRPPFERFVSMNRGINNGSDLPEEQLRNLFDSIKSEPFSIPEDDGNDLTHTFFNPDREGWLLKLGGRVKTWKRRWFILTDSCLYYFEFTTDKEPRGIIPLENLSVQKVDDPKKPFCLELYNPSCRGQRIKACKTDGDGKVVEGKHESYRISASSAEERDRWIEAIRASITRVPFYDLVSARKKKIANKQ, from the exons ACCCAGCGGAGCTGAGCAGTGGGGAAACCGAGGAGCTGCAGCGGATCAAATGGCACCGGCAGCAGCTTCTGGAGGACATCCAG AAGCTGAAGGACGAGATCTCAGATGTGTTTGCCCAAATCGACTGCTTCGAGATGGCGGAGGAGAG CCGGATGGCCCAAAAGGAGAAGGAGCTATGCATTGGGCGCAAGAAGTTCAACATGGACCCCATGAAG GGCATCCAGTATCTCATTGAACACAAGCTGCTCACCTCCGATGCCCAGGACATCGCCCAGTTCCTGTACAAGGGTGAGGGACTCAACAAGACAGCCATCGGCACCTACTTGGGAGAGAG GGACCCCATCAACCTGCAGGTCCTACAGGCCTTCGTGGATTGCCACGAGTTCGCCAACCTCAACCTCGTCCAGGCCCTCAG GCAGTTCCTGTGGAGCTTCCGGCTGCCGGGCGAGGCCCAGAAGATTGACCGGATGATGGAGACCTTTGCCACCCGGTACTGCCTCTGCAACCCAGGCGTCTTCCAGTCCACAG ACACCTGCTACGTCCTGTCCTTCTCCATCATCATGCTCAACACCAGCCTCCACAACCCCAATGTCCGGGACAGGCCGCCCTTTGAGCGCTTCGTGTCCATGAACCGCGGCATCAACAATGGCAGCGACCTGCCAGAGGAGCAGCTGCGG AACCTCTTCGACAGCATCAAGAGTGAGCCCTTCTCCATCCCCGAGGACGACGGCAACGACCTCACGCACACCTTCTTCAACCCTGACCGTGAGGGCTGGCTGCTCAAGCTGG GGGGCCGCGTGAAGACGTGGAAACGGCGCTGGTTCATCCTGACTGACAGCTGCCTCTACTACTTTGAGTTCACCACG GACAAGGAGCCACGGGGAATCATACCCCTTGAGAACCTCTCAGTACAGAAGGTGGACGACCCCAAGAAGCCA TTCTGCCTGGAGCTCTACAACCCCAGCTGCCGGGGCCAGAGGATCAAAGCCTGCAAGACAGACGGAGACGGCAAGGTGGTGGAGGGCAAGCACGAGTCTTACCGGATCTCGGCCTCCAGCGCTGAGGAGCGGGACCGGTGGATCGAGGCCATACG AGCCAGCATCACCCGCGTGCCCTTCTACGACCTAGTCTCTGCTCGGAAGAAGAAGATTGCCAACAAGCAGTGA
- the CYTH4 gene encoding cytohesin-4 isoform X3, producing the protein MGGRDPAELSSGETEELQRIKWHRQQLLEDIQKLKDEISDVFAQIDCFEMAEESRMAQKEKELCIGRKKFNMDPMKGIQYLIEHKLLTSDAQDIAQFLYKGEGLNKTAIGTYLGERDPINLQVLQAFVDCHEFANLNLVQALRQFLWSFRLPGEAQKIDRMMETFATRYCLCNPGVFQSTDTCYVLSFSIIMLNTSLHNPNVRDRPPFERFVSMNRGINNGSDLPEEQLRNLFDSIKSEPFSIPEDDGNDLTHTFFNPDREGWLLKLGGRVKTWKRRWFILTDSCLYYFEFTTDKEPRGIIPLENLSVQKVDDPKKPFCLELYNPSCRGQRIKACKTDGDGKVVEGKHESYRISASSAEERDRWIEAIRASITRVPFYDLVSARKKKIANKQ; encoded by the exons ATGGGGGGTAGAG ACCCAGCGGAGCTGAGCAGTGGGGAAACCGAGGAGCTGCAGCGGATCAAATGGCACCGGCAGCAGCTTCTGGAGGACATCCAG AAGCTGAAGGACGAGATCTCAGATGTGTTTGCCCAAATCGACTGCTTCGAGATGGCGGAGGAGAG CCGGATGGCCCAAAAGGAGAAGGAGCTATGCATTGGGCGCAAGAAGTTCAACATGGACCCCATGAAG GGCATCCAGTATCTCATTGAACACAAGCTGCTCACCTCCGATGCCCAGGACATCGCCCAGTTCCTGTACAAGGGTGAGGGACTCAACAAGACAGCCATCGGCACCTACTTGGGAGAGAG GGACCCCATCAACCTGCAGGTCCTACAGGCCTTCGTGGATTGCCACGAGTTCGCCAACCTCAACCTCGTCCAGGCCCTCAG GCAGTTCCTGTGGAGCTTCCGGCTGCCGGGCGAGGCCCAGAAGATTGACCGGATGATGGAGACCTTTGCCACCCGGTACTGCCTCTGCAACCCAGGCGTCTTCCAGTCCACAG ACACCTGCTACGTCCTGTCCTTCTCCATCATCATGCTCAACACCAGCCTCCACAACCCCAATGTCCGGGACAGGCCGCCCTTTGAGCGCTTCGTGTCCATGAACCGCGGCATCAACAATGGCAGCGACCTGCCAGAGGAGCAGCTGCGG AACCTCTTCGACAGCATCAAGAGTGAGCCCTTCTCCATCCCCGAGGACGACGGCAACGACCTCACGCACACCTTCTTCAACCCTGACCGTGAGGGCTGGCTGCTCAAGCTGG GGGGCCGCGTGAAGACGTGGAAACGGCGCTGGTTCATCCTGACTGACAGCTGCCTCTACTACTTTGAGTTCACCACG GACAAGGAGCCACGGGGAATCATACCCCTTGAGAACCTCTCAGTACAGAAGGTGGACGACCCCAAGAAGCCA TTCTGCCTGGAGCTCTACAACCCCAGCTGCCGGGGCCAGAGGATCAAAGCCTGCAAGACAGACGGAGACGGCAAGGTGGTGGAGGGCAAGCACGAGTCTTACCGGATCTCGGCCTCCAGCGCTGAGGAGCGGGACCGGTGGATCGAGGCCATACG AGCCAGCATCACCCGCGTGCCCTTCTACGACCTAGTCTCTGCTCGGAAGAAGAAGATTGCCAACAAGCAGTGA